The Pseudomonas putida nucleotide sequence CATCGACTTCCCGGCGGGCAAGGTGCTGTACCTGTCCGGTGGCGTGGGTATTACCCCGGTGATGTCGATGGCGCGCTGGTTCTACGACACCAACGCCAACGTCGACATGGTGTTCGTGCACAGCGCGCGCTCGCCGAAGGACATCATCTACCACCGCGAGCTGGAACAGATGGCTTCGCGCATTCCCAACTTCAGCCTGCACATCATCTGCGAGAAGCATGGGCTAGGTGAGCCGTGGGCAGGTTATCGTGGCTACCTGAACCAGCGCCTGATGGAACTGATTGCGCCGGACTACATGGAGCGCACGGTGTTCTGCTGCGGCCCGACGCCGTACATGAGCGCGGTCAAGCGCATGCTCGAAGCGGTCGGCTTCGACATGAAGAACTACCACGAGGAATCGTTCGGCGCGACGCCACCGGAAGCCAAGGCCGATGCGGTGGAGCATGCCGAGCAAGCCGCCGATGCGCCGGAACTGGATGTTTCCGACCTCAACCTGGTGGAGTTCATCGGCAGCGAGAAGAGCATCCGCGTCGCCCCGGGCGAGACCGTGCATGCGGCGGCGGCGAAGGTTGGCCTGATGATCCCGAAAGCCTGCGGCATGGGTATCTGCGGCACCTGCAAGGTGCTCAAGCTGGGCGGCGAAGTGGAGATGGAGCACAACGGCGGGATTACCGAGGAAGACGAAGCCGAGGGCTACATCCTGTCGTGCTGCAGTGTGCCGAAAGGGGATGTGCGGATCGATTACTGATCCGAGATTGCCGGGGCCGCAAAGCGGCCCCGGCTTTCTGAAGTCAGGTACGGAAGCGGGCCACCAAACCGTTCAGGTCCACCGCCAGGCGCGACAGCTCGGCGCTTGCCGCACTGGTCTGATGCGCCCCGGTAGCACTCTGCACCGACAGGTCGTTGATGTTCACCAGGTTGCGGTCCACCTCCCGCGCCACCTGGGCCTGCTCCTCTGCCGCACTGGCGATCACCAGGTTACGCTCGTTGATCTGCGCCACAGCCCCGGCAATGGTATCCAGCGCCATGCCCGCACCCTTGGCGATACTCAACGTCGACTCGGCGCGCTCGGTGCTGGTGCGCATCGACTCCACCGCCTGCTCGGTGCCGCCCTGGATGCTGCCGATCATGCGCTCGATCTCGCTGGTCGACTGCTGGGTACGATGGGCCAGTGCCCGCACTTCATCCGCCACCACGGCAAAGCCACGACCGGCCTCACCGGCACGTGCCGCTTCGATCGCGGCGTTCAGCGCCAGCAGGTTGGTCTGGTCGGCCAGGCCGCGGATTACGTCGAGCACCTTGCCGATGTCGCGCGACTGCTCGGCCAGGTGAGTGATCAGCTGGGCGGTGGCCTGCACATCACCGCTCATGCGCTCGATGGCACCCACGGTTTCCATGACCAGGTCACGACCATCGCCGGCCGAGCGGCTGGCTTCGCTTGAAGCCTCCGAGGTGCTGACCGCATTGCGCGCCACTTCTTCCACGGCGCTGGTCATCTCGGTGACGGCGGTGGCGGCCTGTTCGATTTCGTTGTTCTGCTGCTGCAGGCCGCGGGCGCTTTCGTCGGTGACGCAGTTCAGCTCTTCGGCCGCCGAGGCCAGCTGGGTGGCGGAACCGGCGATCAGTTGCAGGGTGTCGCGCAGTTTGTCCTGCATACGGGCCATGGCGCGCTGCAGGCGTGCCGCTTCGTCGGTACCTTCGGCGCGGATGACCTTGGTCAGGTCGCCGTCGGCCACCTGCTCGGCCGCCTGCAGCGCCTCTTCGATCGGCTTGACGATGCTGCGGGTCAGCAGGAAGGCGCAGAGGAAGGTCAGTACGGTAGCGGCGATCAACAGGCCGATCACCAGGGCGAAGGCGGCGGAGTACTGGCTGGCGGCGGTTTCATTGGTGGCGCGGGTCTGGTCGGTGTTGATCTGCACCAAGGTGTCCATGACCTTGTTGATCTGCTCGGAGTTGGCCAGCAGATCGCGGTTGAGCAGGTCGCGCAGTTCGTCCAGGCGGTTGGCCTGGCTCAGGCTGCGCATGCGTGATTCCAGTTGGCGGTACTGGCTGAGCAGCTGGGTGTACTGGTCGAAGGCGGCCCGCTCGTCGGCAGCGCCGATCATCGGCAGGTAGGCCTGGTGGGCGCGGTCGATCTGGGCGTTGCGCTGGTCCAGCAGGTTGAGGGTATCGCGCTGGGTTTCCGGCTCGCGGTTGAGCAGCAGGCGATAAGACAGGGTGCGCATGCGCAGGTTGAGTGCGGTCAGCTCGTCCAGGGTCTTGATGCTGGGCACACTGACATTTTCGATGTCCACGCCGGCCTGGCGGATGTTGCCCATTTGCATGAGCGAGAAAATACCAAGGCCGAGCATGAGCACGCCGATCAGGGCGAACCCGAGCAACGCGCGCGGGGCGATGTTCATGTTGCGAAGAGACATGGGGAAGAGTCCAGGCAAGGAATATGGAGGCGCGGTCCATGCGACGAAATATGACCTGCCTGTCTATCGGTCGTGACTGGCCAGTCTTGAGGCTGACTGACGGAAAATGTGAGCCAGCTAACTATTTACCTGACCGGCGGTTGATCCATGTCGGAACAAGGGGCCCGATACCCTGTCAATCTGCGGGGCAGAAACCTTAAGAATCCGATATTTAATGGCGGGGGCTCACACTTTTCTTTATCGTGTGCGCCCTTTGCAACAACCCGAGATAGACCCATGCTGGAAGCCTCCCTGAATCAAATCGAGCAACTGGTCAGCGACCTGATGCAGAAAAACGCTCAACTCACCGAGCAGAACACCGTCCTCGGCCAGGAACTGGCCCAGGCCAAGGAAGAAAACGAGACCCTGCAACTGTCTCTGATGGAGCAGGAAGAGAAAAACGGCAGCACCGCCGCACGTCTGCAGGCTTTGCTTGACCGCGCCAGCGCAGGCGTCGTCGGCGCATGAGACTGCAAGCGCAGCCGATCAATGTCGTGTCGATCCTCGGCAGCGACTATTCGATCAAGGCGCCCGAAGGCCAGGAAGAGACCTTGGCCCAGGCAGTGCGGATGCTCAACACCGCGCTGAACGAAACCAAGCGCCAGTACCCGACCCTGATCGGTGACAAGTTGCTGGTGCTGGCCGCGCTGAATCTGTGTTCCAAGCAGGTTGAACTGCAAAAGGAACACCAGCAGACCCTCGAGCGTACCCAGGCGCAGATCGACGCCACGGTGGACGCCATCGTCAAGACCATTGCTGAGTCCTGACACCTCTTCGGGGTCGCGATGCGGCCCCATTGTTCCAGATCACTGGATTAACTGAATACGCAAGTGTATACACTTCTCGCAAAACAATAATTAGCGGGGAGCGGGGCATGCGTATCTGGCGTAAGAGCATCCAGTGGCAATTGATTGCGAGCATGGGCGCAGCCCTGCTGGCGAGCATCCTGGTGGTAGTGATCATCTTCACGGTGGCGCTCAACCGCCTGACCGAGCGTTACCTGCTCGAAACGGCCTTGCCGGCCGGCATCGAAGCCATCCGCAACGACATCGAGCGCATGCTTGGCCAGCCGTTAGTGGCTGCGGCCGACATTGCCGGTAATACGCTGCTGCGCGATTGGCTCGCGGC carries:
- the gbcB gene encoding glycine-betaine demethylase subunit GbcB, yielding MSDTFLNPVTTQTWANGRHIVRCVKVIQETWDVRTFCFMADQPIMFFFKPGQFVTLELEIEGKPVMRSYTISSSPSVPYSFSITVKRVPGGLVSNFLHDTMHEGAELPVHGPVGLFNAIDFPAGKVLYLSGGVGITPVMSMARWFYDTNANVDMVFVHSARSPKDIIYHRELEQMASRIPNFSLHIICEKHGLGEPWAGYRGYLNQRLMELIAPDYMERTVFCCGPTPYMSAVKRMLEAVGFDMKNYHEESFGATPPEAKADAVEHAEQAADAPELDVSDLNLVEFIGSEKSIRVAPGETVHAAAAKVGLMIPKACGMGICGTCKVLKLGGEVEMEHNGGITEEDEAEGYILSCCSVPKGDVRIDY
- a CDS encoding methyl-accepting chemotaxis protein, with amino-acid sequence MARMQDKLRDTLQLIAGSATQLASAAEELNCVTDESARGLQQQNNEIEQAATAVTEMTSAVEEVARNAVSTSEASSEASRSAGDGRDLVMETVGAIERMSGDVQATAQLITHLAEQSRDIGKVLDVIRGLADQTNLLALNAAIEAARAGEAGRGFAVVADEVRALAHRTQQSTSEIERMIGSIQGGTEQAVESMRTSTERAESTLSIAKGAGMALDTIAGAVAQINERNLVIASAAEEQAQVAREVDRNLVNINDLSVQSATGAHQTSAASAELSRLAVDLNGLVARFRT
- a CDS encoding cell division protein ZapA, whose amino-acid sequence is MRLQAQPINVVSILGSDYSIKAPEGQEETLAQAVRMLNTALNETKRQYPTLIGDKLLVLAALNLCSKQVELQKEHQQTLERTQAQIDATVDAIVKTIAES